The following are from one region of the Salmo salar chromosome ssa27, Ssal_v3.1, whole genome shotgun sequence genome:
- the LOC106588150 gene encoding zinc finger protein 862 codes for MLHRLIESMTDRFQDDSVGVLCATMLVNFTNWPESGDEAADFGDTELETLVDHFKPVLETFGIHVERIPDQWTVLKVLMYQEPQSLQKMSWFRVNRGHQQSCPDLLALVDLVLSFPASTAECERGFNTMKQVKTDCWSNLKSDTLSDLLIAQLSSPEIREYDPIKAWMLWHKDSVRSRKPDFMDCAKRVIAVESEESDEEV; via the exons ATGCTTCACAGGCTAATCGAGAGTATGACTGACAGGTTCCAGGACGACAGTGTAGGGGTCCTGTGTGCCACCATGCTGGTCAACTTCACCAACTGGCCAGAGTCAGGAGATGAAGCAGCAG ATTTTGGTGACACTGAACTGGAAACCCTGGTGGACCACTTCAAGCCTGTCCTGGAGACCTTTGGCATCCACGTTGAAAGGATCCCTGACCAGTGGACTGTCCTGAAGGTGCTGATGTACCAAGAGCCCCAGTCCCTGCAGAAGATGTCCTGGTTCCGTGTCAACAGGGGCCATCAGCAATCCTGCCCTGATTTGCTGGCATTGGTTGACCTGGTCCTGTCCTTCCCTGCCTCCACAGCTGAATGTGAAAGAGGTTTTAATACCATGAAACAGGTGAAAACCGATTGTTGGTCTAACCTAAAGTCTGATACACTGTCAGATCTCCTTATTGCCCAGCTGTCCTCTCCAGAGATCAGGGAGTATGATCCGATAAAAGCTTGGATGCTGTGGCACAAGGACTCTGTCAGGAGCAGGAAGCCAGACTTCATGGACTGTGCAAAGAGGGTGATTGCGGTAGAGAGTGAAGAGTCTGATGAGGAGGTTTAA